From a region of the Pogona vitticeps strain Pit_001003342236 chromosome 7, PviZW2.1, whole genome shotgun sequence genome:
- the TNFRSF18 gene encoding tumor necrosis factor receptor superfamily member 18, with the protein MMGSPSPSRPDLCLFCLLAFWFCMKLGVTIQKEVEPICCVQSPQGAHPNSCGACGLGECCADKQCTQCRKLPKCQEGEEIFCSGTLDFRYSCKQCPNGTYLDAKNGCCVPWTDCETLGLRTHRPGNRTHNVRCGQEPETVAAQPDCATAAESTVTTILTVLTAAGIFVLVLLTFILIICTWRQKETLPLDEEPESANQPKPLGAQLLREDTYSCQFPEEEQGCKMEEE; encoded by the exons ATGATGGGAAGTCCCTCTCCATCCCGGCCAGACCTCTGTCTGTTTTGTCTCTTAGCCTTCTGGTTCTGTATGAAGTTAGGAGTCACCATCCAGAAGGAGGTTGAGCCCATCTGCTGCGTCCAGAGCCCTCAAG GGGCACATCCCAACTCATGTGGAGCGTGTGGTCTTGGAGAGTGTTGTGCAGACAAGCAGTGTACACAGTGTCGGAAGCTCCCCAAATgccaggaaggagaggaaatctTCTGTTCAG GGACTTTAGACTTCAGGTATTCTTGCAAACAGTGTCCTAATGGAACGTACTTGGATGCCAAGAATGGCTGTTGTGTTCCTTGGACTGA cTGCGAGACACTCGGGCTCCGAACTCACCGACCGGGGAACAGAACTCATAACGTGCGGTGTGGCCAAGAACCCGAAACCGTTGCTGCGCAACCCG ATTGTGCCACTGCTGCTGAGTCCACTGTCACCACCATCTTGACTGTCCTGACAGCAGCCGGCATTTTTGTCCTTGTGTTGTTGACTTTCATCTTGATTATTTGCACTTGGAGGCAGAAGGAGACGCTCCCTCTGGATGAAG AACCTGAATCCGCCAACCAACCCAAACCCTTAGGAGCCCAGCTTCTCCGTGAAGACACCTACAGCTGCCAGTTCCCAGAGGAAGAACAAGGGTGCAAAATGGAAGAGGAGTAG
- the TNFRSF4 gene encoding tumor necrosis factor receptor superfamily member 4 produces MASTLALTAAFALLLRCTARGSGCARDQYPLGHGKCCKKCPPGSELEKRCTFRDDTLCVPCEEHSYNADFTEKRCKRCAVCERERGLQEVKPCDRLSNTHCMCLPGYKEVANQASREDDKRCEPCPAGSFSKGGKEKCRPWTNCTAKGLKLLRPGKREEDAICEEQAFGLSEPSPTVALPTSFKDKHSTWMIAAPTRFYGISLVIHPKTETTSDKSGIFIVVAVVAVMLFVAGGVGLLYFQKAGGKKSQRRPGALSDVPREDGRSSYRIPIQEEQMDHKASLAQN; encoded by the exons ATGGCCTCCACGCTGGCGCTCACAGCGGCTTTCGCCCTGCTCCTGCGGTGCACCGCTCGTGGGTCGGGATGTGCTCGCGACCAGTACCCCTTGGGACACGGGAAATGCTGCAAGAAATGTCCACCAG GGTCTGAGCTGGAAAAACGCTGCACATTTCGGGATGACACGTTATGCGTTCCATGCGAAGAGCACTCCTACAACGCGGACTTCACCGAGAAGCGGTGTAAACGTTGCGCAGTCTGTGAAAGAG AGAGAGGTCTCCAAGAGGTGAAGCCATGCGATCGGCTTTCTAATACACATTGCATGTGTCTTCCGGGTTACAAGGAAGTAGCCAACCAAGCAAGCAGAGAAGATGATAAAA GATGTGAGCCCTGTCCTGCTGGTTCCTTTtccaaaggagggaaggagaaatgtCGCCCTTGGACAAA TTGCACTGCTAAGGGCCTGAAACTTCTCCGTCCTGGGAAACGGGAAGAGGACGCCATCTGCGAGGAGCAAGCCTTTGGCCTTTCAGAACCTTCTCCTACTGTCGCACTTCCCACCAGCTTCAAGGACAAGCATAGCACATGGATGATAGCAGCCCCCACCAGGTTTTATGGTATCAGTTTGGTCATTCACCCAAAGACGGAAACGACATCGGATAAATCAG GCATCTTCATCGTTGTCGCTGTGGTTGCTGTGATGCTGTTCGTAGCTGGAGGGGTAGGATTGCTGTATTTTCAGAAAGCTGGGGGCAAGAAGTCTCAAAGAAGACCGGGGGCGCTCTCAGATGTTCCCCGTGAAG ATGGAAGAAGTAGCTATCGTATTCCGATCCAGGAAGAGCAGATGGACCACAAAGCCAGCCTTGCGCAGAATTGA